The Pandoraea vervacti DNA window CCGGGCACGAAGCTCCCCGAGCCGGAGCTTTGCCAGTTGTTCGATGTCGGGCGCGCGGTCGTGCGAAGGGTGCTGGAGCGGCTGGCCCACGATGGCATCGTGACGCTCCGGCCGAACAAAGGGGCCGTGATTGCCGAACCGACCCCGCAGGAAACGCGTGAGATCTTCGAGGCGCGGCGGGCGTTGGAGCGCTCGCTGGTGGCGCTGGCCGTCACACGTGTGACCGATGACGATCTTGCGATGCTGCGTCGGCAACTCGACGCCGAACACGAAGCCATGCACCGCTTCGATCAGCCCTCGTGGGCGCGACTGGCGAGCGACTTCCATTTGCGCGTGGCGGCGCTTGCCGGCAACGCCGTGCTGTTGCGTTATCTGACCGAACTGATTTCGCGTTGTTCGCTCATCGTCGGACTGTACGAGCCTCCCGGCTATGCACCATGCGAACACGACGAGCATACGGCGATCGTGGCGTGCATCGAGCAGCGCGACGCCGAAGGGGCCATTGCCCGGATGCAGTCGCACCTGGAGGAGCTCGAACGTCGCATCGAGACCACCCGCATGCGCGGGCAGAAGAGCCTGGCGTCGCTGCTC harbors:
- a CDS encoding GntR family transcriptional regulator, with translation MRIETHIYRTIVDGVLAHRLTPGTKLPEPELCQLFDVGRAVVRRVLERLAHDGIVTLRPNKGAVIAEPTPQETREIFEARRALERSLVALAVTRVTDDDLAMLRRQLDAEHEAMHRFDQPSWARLASDFHLRVAALAGNAVLLRYLTELISRCSLIVGLYEPPGYAPCEHDEHTAIVACIEQRDAEGAIARMQSHLEELERRIETTRMRGQKSLASLLGLPEVATGEDIAPVPPPVKRASRKRA